From Paenibacillus polymyxa, the proteins below share one genomic window:
- the cobJ gene encoding precorrin-3B C(17)-methyltransferase — translation MSPLGKLLVIGFGPGDMEHITKRALDALAESEVIIGYNTYVDLIRPLLNGQEIVRTGMTEEVSRAQEAVRQAEMGKKVAVISSGDAGVYGMAGLVYEVLMQKGWRREDGVEVEVVPGISAIQSCASLLGAPVMHDACTISLSDHLTPWETIVKRVEAAASADFVIALYNPRSGRRTRQIVETQSILLRYRDPQTPVGLVKSAYRERQQVIVTTLEDMLNHDIGMLTTVIIGNSSTTVYDGLIVTPRGYQRKYTLDATEQVLKPHQRLRTEAEPWSLGAQEDRALDTPQGGGALTASPEPSASSAAVATQARPQAMATVQAAPAKPTGAAPASLAAEALSRLAVGGKLPGEANARWSGQAPTAQSAVGTATVATTGKASGGFGKPALFEVGVSPGVGNKKFTARQMALLAEVAGDDGELEYTPDHQIVLRVPCADPEELVGRLRDERFIVMPIGDVFKVKACDFCNMEKDDAVPVAEHLQVVLGGLQAPKETSIALNGCGMACYGAVLEDIGIVYRKGGYDLFLGGKKFGRNAHAAQPVAEGIPGDQITDIVENIIAEYKEKGHPNERFHKFFKRVGIVAGFRHEDAPATVEVNAVCGD, via the coding sequence ATGAGCCCATTAGGAAAATTGCTGGTGATTGGATTTGGACCAGGAGATATGGAACATATCACAAAACGGGCGTTGGATGCGCTGGCCGAAAGTGAGGTCATTATCGGCTACAATACCTACGTTGATTTGATCCGTCCGTTGTTGAACGGACAGGAGATTGTACGCACAGGGATGACAGAAGAAGTGAGCCGTGCGCAGGAGGCGGTTCGCCAAGCAGAGATGGGTAAGAAGGTAGCCGTCATTTCCAGTGGAGATGCTGGGGTCTATGGCATGGCAGGGCTGGTGTACGAAGTGCTGATGCAAAAAGGCTGGCGTCGCGAGGACGGGGTTGAGGTAGAAGTTGTGCCGGGGATCTCGGCTATTCAATCCTGTGCTTCGTTGTTGGGAGCGCCGGTTATGCATGATGCTTGCACAATCAGTCTGAGTGATCATCTGACCCCGTGGGAAACGATCGTGAAGCGTGTAGAAGCTGCGGCTTCGGCTGATTTTGTGATTGCCTTATACAACCCGCGCAGTGGTCGACGTACCCGCCAGATTGTGGAGACGCAGTCCATTTTGCTCCGTTACCGTGATCCGCAAACTCCAGTTGGACTGGTGAAGAGTGCTTATCGTGAACGTCAGCAGGTTATTGTAACGACGCTGGAAGATATGCTGAACCATGATATCGGGATGCTGACGACCGTAATCATCGGCAATTCCTCGACGACAGTGTATGACGGGTTAATCGTGACTCCGCGCGGCTATCAGCGCAAATACACGCTGGACGCGACCGAGCAAGTGCTCAAACCGCATCAGCGGCTTCGCACGGAAGCGGAGCCGTGGTCGCTGGGCGCGCAAGAGGATCGCGCGCTGGATACACCGCAGGGAGGTGGAGCTCTGACTGCGTCTCCCGAGCCTTCCGCGAGCAGCGCTGCGGTTGCCACGCAGGCACGCCCGCAAGCGATGGCTACCGTGCAGGCTGCGCCCGCGAAGCCAACCGGAGCGGCTCCAGCATCGCTGGCAGCAGAGGCACTAAGCCGCCTAGCTGTCGGCGGCAAGCTGCCGGGCGAAGCCAATGCTCGCTGGAGCGGGCAAGCGCCTACCGCCCAGAGCGCCGTCGGAACAGCAACGGTGGCTACGACTGGGAAGGCGTCAGGCGGCTTTGGCAAGCCTGCGCTGTTTGAGGTGGGGGTTTCCCCTGGCGTGGGAAACAAGAAGTTCACTGCTCGGCAGATGGCATTGCTCGCCGAGGTAGCGGGTGATGATGGCGAGCTGGAATACACGCCAGATCATCAGATCGTGCTGCGCGTGCCGTGCGCAGACCCCGAGGAACTGGTCGGACGGCTTCGGGATGAACGATTCATTGTCATGCCGATCGGCGATGTGTTTAAGGTGAAGGCCTGCGACTTCTGCAATATGGAGAAAGATGATGCGGTGCCTGTGGCTGAGCATCTACAGGTTGTACTTGGCGGATTACAGGCACCCAAGGAAACGAGTATTGCTTTGAATGGATGCGGCATGGCTTGCTATGGAGCGGTGCTGGAGGATATCGGAATCGTCTATCGCAAGGGAGGATACGATCTTTTCCTTGGTGGCAAAAAATTTGGCCGAAATGCTCATGCCGCTCAGCCCGTAGCGGAAGGAATTCCTGGTGATCAGATTACGGATATCGTGGAGAACATTATTGCTGAATATAAGGAAAAAGGGCATCCGAACGAGCGTTTTCATAAATTCTTTAAACGTGTAGGCATCGTTGCGGGTTTCCGGCATGAAGATGCACCAGCAACAGTAGAAGTTAACGCGGTTTGTGGTGATTAA